Proteins from a genomic interval of Acanthopagrus latus isolate v.2019 chromosome 7, fAcaLat1.1, whole genome shotgun sequence:
- the slc12a5b gene encoding solute carrier family 12 member 5b isoform X2, with protein MTDCEEGEGGPNSQGDGHPKESSPFINSSAATDAEKSQQYDGKNMALFEEEMDTSPMVSSLLSSLANYSNLPTGSKEHEEAENNEEGARPSKKPVKAPQLGTLMGVYLPCIQNIFGVILFLRMTWMVGIGGVFGSFIIVFMCCSTTMLTAISMSAIATNGVVPAGGSYYMISRSLGPEFGGAVGICFYLGTTFAGAMYILGCIEILLIYIIPQAAIFKIEGLEGPDAELALLNNMRVYGTLVLSLMALVVFVGVKYVNKLALVFLACVILSILAVYAGVIKTAVDPPVFPVCLLGNRTLLSKVYDVCAKVIEIDNETVTTKLWSSFCDSDSLNATCDDYFANNNVTEIQGIPGVTSGILAKNLFGNYLEKGVIIEQRGLASDADPDSPSPTSNRYVLADITSFFTLLVGIYFPSVTGIMAGSNRSGDLRDAQKSIPIGTIAAITTTSTVYMSCVVLFGACIEGVVLRDKFGEGVNGNLVIGTLAWPSPWVIVFGSFFSTCGAGLQSLTGAPRLLQAISRDGIIPFLRVFGHGKANGEPTWALLLTASICEIGIIIASLDAVAPILSMFFLMCYMFVNLACALQTLLRTPNWRPRFKFYHWALSFLGMSLCLSLMFICSWYYAIVAMGIATCIYKYIEFCGAEKEWGDGIRGISLSAARFALMRLEEGPPHTKNWRPQILVLVSVDAEQNVEQPRLISLTNQLKAGKGLTIVGTSVQGTFLDNYTEAQRADQSLRKLMETEKVKGFSQVVISSNLRDGTSHLIQIGGLGGLKHNTVMVSWPRNWKQPEYHQQFRNFIETVRETTVASLALLVPKNIAAYPSNGERFTEGHIDVWWIVHDGGMLMLLPFLLRQHKVWRKCKMRIFTVAQMDDNSIQMKKDLITFLYHLRIDAAVEVVEMHDGDISAYTYEKTLVMEQRSQILKQMHLTKNEMEREIQSITDSSRGSIRRKNTPGMRSQHSAEEGASLAEKPEDEVQLIHNKNASTPTSPTSPTSPAGPAGAAATWTDNKGADKGTALLSPGPEPGKDLFNMKPEWENLNQVDVRRMHTAMRLNEVITKKSKEAKLVLLNMPGPPKNRMGNENYMEFLEVLTEGLNRVLLVRGGGREVITIYS; from the exons gcgATGGGCACCCCAAAGAGAGCAGTCCCTTCATCAACAGCAGTGCAGCCACAGATGCAGAGAAGAGCCAGCAGTATGACGGCAAGAATATGGCTCTGTTTGAG gaaGAGATGGATACCAGTCCAAtggtctcctctctgctcagcaGTCTGGCCAACTACTCAAACCTCCCGACGGGAAGCAAAGAGCATGAAGAGGCTGAGAACAACGAGGAGGGTGCACGTCCGTCTAAAAAACCTGTAAAG GCTCCACAGTTGGGCACTCTCATGGGAGTGTATTTGCCATGTATCCAGAACATTTTTGGGGTGATCCTCTTCCTGCGGATGACATGGATGGTTGGGATCGGAGGCGTCTTTGGCTCCTTCATAATCGTCTTCATGTGTTGCTCCACA ACAATGCTTACAGCCATCTCCATGAGTGCCATTGCAACAAATGGAGTCGTACCAG CTGGAGGTTCATATTATATGATATCTCGCTCCCTGGGGCCTGAGTTTGGTGGAGCTGTTGGGATCTGCTTCTACTTAGGCACCACTTTTGCAGGTGCCATGTACATACTTGGCTGTATTGAGATTCTGCTG ATTTACATCATTCCTCAGGCGGCCATCTTCAAGATCGAGGGTCTCGAAGGGCCAGATGCTGAGCTGGCTCTCCTCAACAACATGCGGGTGTACGGCACCCTGGTGCTGAGCTTGATGGCACTGGTGGTATTTGTGGGAGTCAAATATGTGAACAAGCTAGCACTGGTCTTCCTGGCCTGCGTCATCCTCTCCATACTGGCTGTTTATGCTGGAGTCATCAAGACTGCGGTCGACCCCCCAGTTTTCCC CGTCTGCCTCTTGGGTAATCGAACTCTTCTCTCAAAAGTATATGACGTCTGTGCAAAGGTCATTGAAATAGATAATGAGACCGTTACCACCAAACTGTGGAGTTCCTTCTGTGATTCTGATTCCCTCAACGCCACTTGTGATGACTACTTTGCCAACAACAACGTCACAGAGATACAGGGCATCCCCGGGGTCACGAGTGGCATCCTGGCAA AGAACCTGTTTGGTAACTACTTGGAGAAAGGGGTGATTATTGAGCAGCGCGGGCTTGCATCAGATGCAGATCCAGACAGTCCATCACCCACCTCCAACCGCTACGTCCTGGCAGATATTACCAGCTTCTTCACGCTGCTGGTCGGGATATACTTTCCATCCGTCACAG GTATTATGGCGGGCTCCAACCGCTCTGGAGACCTGCGTGACGCTCAGAAGTCGATCCCCATTGGCACAATCGCCGCCATCACCACCACATCTACTGTGT ACATGTCTTGTGTGGTGCTGTTCGGGGCCTGTATTGAAGGAGTAGTCTTAAGAGATAA GTTTGGTGAAGGGGTTAACGGTAACCTGGTGATTGGGACTCTGGCGTGGCCTTCTCCATGGGTCATTGTGTTTGGCTCCTTCTTTTCAACGTGCGGAGCCGGTCTTCAGAGTCTGACTGGGGCGCCACGTCTCCTGCAGGCCATCTCTCGGGACGGCATCATCCCATTTTTAAGA GTGTTTGGGCACGGCAAAGCCAACGGGGAGCCCACATGGGCCCTTCTGCTCACAGCTAGCATTTGTGAGATTGGCATCATCATTGCCTCCCTGGATGCCGTCGCACCCATCCTCTCCAT GTTCTTTCTGATGTGCTACATGTTTGTAAATCTTGCCTGTGCTCTGCAAACATTGCTGAGGACACCAAACTGGAGGCCACGCTTTAAGTTCTACCACTG GGCTTTGTCTTTCTTGGGTATGAGCCTGTGCCTGTCGCTCATGTTCATCTGCTCCTGGTATTACGCCATAGTAGCCATGGGCATCGCCACCTGCATCTACAAATACATTGAGTTCTGTGG AGCTGAGAAGGAGTGGGGTGATGGGATACGAGGTATCTCTCTCAGCGCTGCACGCTTTGCTCTCATGAGGTTGGAGGAGGGACCGCCACACACCAAGAACTGGAG gccTCAGATCCTGGTTCTGGTGAGTGTGGACGCTGAGCAGAACGTAGAACAGCCTCGCCTGATCTCTCTGACCAATCAGCTGAAAGCAGGGAAGGGTCTGACCATCGTTGGCACCTCAGTCCAAGGAACATTCCTCGACAATTACACTGAGGCCCAGAGGGCAGATCAG TCTTTGCGGAAGTTGATGGAGACCGAGAAGGTGAAGGGCTTCTCTCAGGTGGTCATCTCCTCCAATCTGAGAGACGGGACGTCCCACCTGATCCAGATTGGAGGACTGGGAGGTCTGAAGCACAACACTGTGATGGTCAGCTGGCCCCGAAACTGGAAACAGCCTGAATACCACCAGCAGTTCAGGAACTTTATTG AGACGGTTCGAGAGACAACTGTTGCCAGTTTGGCTTTGTTAGTTCCTAAGAATATCGCTGCCTACCCATCCAACGGAGAGCGCTTCACCGAAGGTCACATAGATGTGTGGTGGATCGTCCATGATGGAGGCATGTTGATGCTTCTGCCCTTCCTGCTGCGACAGCATAAG GTGTGGAGGAAGTGCAAGATGCGCATTTTCACTGTCGCTCAAATGGATGACAACAGCATCCAGATGAAGAAAGACCTCATCACCTTCCTCTATCACCTGCGCATCGATGCTgcggtggaggtggtggaaaTG CATGACGGTGACATCTCAGCCTACACCTATGAGAAGACACTAGTGATGGAGCAGCGATCTCAGATCCTCAAACAGATGCATCTGACCAAGAacgagatggagagagag ATCCAGAGCATTACGGATTCATCCCGTGGGTCCATTCGGCGTAAAAACACGCCTGGCATGCGTTCACAGCACAGTGCTGAGGAGGGAGCCAGCCTGGCAGAGAAACCAGAAGACGAG GTACAACTGATCCACAATAAGAACGCGTCCACACCCACCAGCCCAACCAGCCCCACGTCTCCGGCTGGGCCTGCAGGGGCCGCCGCTACTTGGACGGACAACAAAGGTGCAGACAAGGGGACGGCCCTTCTATCACCGGGCCCAGAGCCCGGCAAAGACCTCTTCAACATGAAACC GGAATGGGAGAACTT GAACCAGGTCGATGTGAGGCGGATGCACACAGCCATGCGGCTCAATGAGGTCATCACAAAGAAGTCCAAGGAGGCCAAACTTGTCCTGCTCAACATGCCCGGACCACCCAAGAATCGCATGGGCAATGAAAACT ACATGGAGTTCCTCGAGGTTCTCACTGAGGGTCTCAATCGGGTCCTTCTAGTGCGCGGAGGTGGACGCGAGGTCATCACCATCTACTCCTGA